Proteins from a single region of Pyrus communis chromosome 6, drPyrComm1.1, whole genome shotgun sequence:
- the LOC137736015 gene encoding uncharacterized protein → MTALLAMMQKMAILVAESMLLDQEDTKAAKEVAKTMAIEAYSSAKKIKKLESELVALRGSNISAPISLKLETARQEIVDLKTKLDAIQVKNENAENEIGYYIPQIQDIKQLIVAYNQVIRFKKIVNRLKSQVLELQGALKINESLKKEVDELHRVRVNLLEDNKQLKNEKAGLEASLASISEIVREVSVWDGAAGDEVLDDATAESVAIAEGVATE, encoded by the exons ATGACGGCCCTACTTGCTATGATGCAGAAAATGGCAATTTTGGTAGCCGAGTCTATGCTCCTTGACCAAGAAGAtaccaaggctgccaaggaggtGGCAAAGACTATGGCAATTGAAGCTTATTCGTCTGCTAAGAAGATCAAGAAGTTGGAGTCTGAGCTCGTTGCTTTAAGGGGATCTAATATCTCTGCCCCTATTTCTCTAAAGCTTGAGACCGCTCGCCAAGAGATCGTTGACTTAAAGACTAAGCTTGACGCGATCCAAGTTAAGAATGAAAATGCAGAGAATGAGATTGGATATTACATACCTCAAATTCAAGATATTAAGC agttgattgttgcttataatcaagtgatccgCTTTAAGAAGATCGTCAATAGGCTTAAAtcccaagtgttggaactccaaggtgcactgaagatcaacgaaagtctgaagaaggaagtggatgagctgcaCCGTGTCCGTGTTAATCTGCTCGAGGATAACAAGCAGCTAAAAAATGAGAAGGCTGGGCTTGAGGCTTCGCTT GCTTCCATTAGCGAAATAGTCAGAGAAGTTAGTGTCTGGGATGGGGCAGCCGGGGATGAAGTGTTGGATGATGCCACTGCTGAAAGCGTCGCGATTGCTGAAGGTGTGGCGAccgagtag
- the LOC137737019 gene encoding replication protein A 32 kDa subunit B isoform X1: MSFTQFDGSAAFSGGGFMPPQATHTGTDTTFSSTRNRDIQTLLPLTVKQITDACVSAVDKSEFVIDSVDVNNVTLVGMVREKIGRITDVAFFLDDGTGRIECNKWFHEAKDANEMERILDGMYVRIHGRLKSFQGKKTLNVFCIRRSFIEVTRFLVIQYRPVSDYNEIASHFIECIYVHLYNSRLRKPPADFGVTAQPHMTFPTNQLSGQYSFDGQSSIEVKVLEILSHPSYLGREEGAHLEDIARQLKIPANDLTLAIDNLVQEGKVYSTVDDFHYKSTANA; the protein is encoded by the exons ATGAGCTTCACCCAATTCGATGGCAGTGCGGCCTTCTCTGGCGGTGGGTTCATGCCCCCTCAGGCCACCCACACAGGCACCGACACCACTTTCTCTTCCACCAGG AATCGTGACATCCAGACATTGCTTCCACTGACAGTGAAGCAGATAACTGATGCTTGTGTCTCAGCAGTTGATAAATCAGAATTTGTTATTGACAGTGTCGACGTGAATAAT GTTACACTTGTTGGGATGGTGCGtgaaaaaattggaagaattacAGATGTTGCTTTCTTTCTTGACGACGGAACTGGAAGGATAGAGTGTAACAAGTG GTTTCATGAAGCAAAAGACGCAAATGAAATGGAAAGAATCTT GGATGGAATGTATGTCCGGATTCATGGACGCTTGAAGAGCTTTCAGGGTAAGAAGACCCTAAATGTCTTCTGTATTAG AAGGAGCTTCATAGAGGTTACAAGGTTTCTTGTGATACAGTACAG GCCTGTGAGTGACTATAATGAGATTGCCAGCCACTTCATTGAGTGCATCTATGTCCATTTATACAACAGCAGATTACGG AAACCACCTGCTGATTTTGGTGTCACAGCGCAACCACATATGACATTTCCAACAAATCAG TTATCTGGCCAATATAGCTTCGATGGACAGAGTAGCATTGAAGTAAAGGTCTTAGAAATTTTGAGCCACCCTTCATACCT TGGAAGGGAAGAGGGGGCGCACCTTGAGGATATAGCACGACAACTGAAAATTCCAGCGAATGATCtcac GTTAGCTATTGACAATCTCGTACAGGAAGGCAAAGTTTACTCAACAGTTGATGACTTTCACTACAAATCAACTGCGAATGCTTGA
- the LOC137737019 gene encoding replication protein A 32 kDa subunit B isoform X2: MSFTQFDGSAAFSGGGFMPPQATHTGTDTTFSSTRNRDIQTLLPLTVKQITDACVSAVDKSEFVIDSVDVNNVTLVGMVREKIGRITDVAFFLDDGTGRIECNKWFHEAKDANEMERILDGMYVRIHGRLKSFQGKKTLNVFCIRPVSDYNEIASHFIECIYVHLYNSRLRKPPADFGVTAQPHMTFPTNQLSGQYSFDGQSSIEVKVLEILSHPSYLGREEGAHLEDIARQLKIPANDLTLAIDNLVQEGKVYSTVDDFHYKSTANA, from the exons ATGAGCTTCACCCAATTCGATGGCAGTGCGGCCTTCTCTGGCGGTGGGTTCATGCCCCCTCAGGCCACCCACACAGGCACCGACACCACTTTCTCTTCCACCAGG AATCGTGACATCCAGACATTGCTTCCACTGACAGTGAAGCAGATAACTGATGCTTGTGTCTCAGCAGTTGATAAATCAGAATTTGTTATTGACAGTGTCGACGTGAATAAT GTTACACTTGTTGGGATGGTGCGtgaaaaaattggaagaattacAGATGTTGCTTTCTTTCTTGACGACGGAACTGGAAGGATAGAGTGTAACAAGTG GTTTCATGAAGCAAAAGACGCAAATGAAATGGAAAGAATCTT GGATGGAATGTATGTCCGGATTCATGGACGCTTGAAGAGCTTTCAGGGTAAGAAGACCCTAAATGTCTTCTGTATTAG GCCTGTGAGTGACTATAATGAGATTGCCAGCCACTTCATTGAGTGCATCTATGTCCATTTATACAACAGCAGATTACGG AAACCACCTGCTGATTTTGGTGTCACAGCGCAACCACATATGACATTTCCAACAAATCAG TTATCTGGCCAATATAGCTTCGATGGACAGAGTAGCATTGAAGTAAAGGTCTTAGAAATTTTGAGCCACCCTTCATACCT TGGAAGGGAAGAGGGGGCGCACCTTGAGGATATAGCACGACAACTGAAAATTCCAGCGAATGATCtcac GTTAGCTATTGACAATCTCGTACAGGAAGGCAAAGTTTACTCAACAGTTGATGACTTTCACTACAAATCAACTGCGAATGCTTGA